One window from the genome of Anopheles merus strain MAF chromosome 3R, AmerM5.1, whole genome shotgun sequence encodes:
- the LOC121597928 gene encoding uncharacterized protein LOC121597928, with the protein MVRFIGKREQFFTTLGEQYPELVIDDESWTIIKEYEEAFRPFYKVTKLMQTLHQPFSEFYIQWLNGVRELKLLKNNRFVTPLSNGLMNRLNLLKDSQLFRAALYLDPRFNFLDSKVFSLEEKESTQVRM; encoded by the exons atggTGCGGTTCATAGGCAAACGCGAGCAGTTTTTTACGACACTTGGAGAGCAGTACCCCGAACTAg TGATTGATGATGAGTCATGGACCATTATTAAAGAATACGAGGAGGCCTTCAGACCTTTCTACAAGGTAACCAAGCTGATGCAAACTTTGCATCAGCCGTTTTCGGAGTTCTACATCCAATGGCTAAATGGTGTTCGTGAACTaaaacttttgaaaaacaatcGGTTTGTGACACCGTTATCAAACGGTTTGATGAACCGGTTGAACCTCCTAAAAGACAGCCAATTATTCCGAGCCGCATTGTATTTGGATCCTAGATTCAATTTCTTGGATTCTAAAGTATTCAGTCTTGAGGAAAAGGAATCAACCCAGGTAAGGATGTAA